The following DNA comes from Grus americana isolate bGruAme1 chromosome 22, bGruAme1.mat, whole genome shotgun sequence.
TGGAGCTCGGCTAATACAGCtcctggggtgtgggggggaaattCTCCTCCTGGAGAGGTGATGCCCTCAGGGTGCTCTGAGCATGATGGCAGGGCAAAACCTCTGCTTCTTGCAAGGACACCCAGGGTGACTTGAGTCCTTGAGGTtgtcaacccaccaccaccacatgCCACATCTTCAGCCCTGCGAGTGAGGGCTGACCCTCCTGTCCCTGTGTGCAGGATCCCAGCGGGAACCGCGTGGCGGAGTGGTGGGAGGTGAGCCCACGGCAGGGCATCGTGGACCTGTCCTTCCcgctggctgcagagccagccctgGGCATGTACACCATCGAGGTGGAGGGGAAGAGACACTCCTTCAGCGTGGAGGACTACGGTGCGTGGGGACAAAGGCTGAGCTCCACGTGAGATGTTTGGGAGGCGTTGCATGGGATGGCAAGAAACTGCCAAAGGAAGAAATAGGCACAATCCCATTCCCTGCTGGTgtccccccagggctgccccactTTGAAGTGTTGATCTGGCTGCCCCGTGTCGTGACGGTGAAGGACGAGAAGATCCTGCTGGACGTCTGTGGGCGGTGAGTTGGAGAacagccccagcagcaaggctggCTGCTCCCGGGGTGATGGTCCCCCAGCAGCCTCCCCATCCGCtccccttcctgctgcctcctgacAGGTACCCGTCTGGGAAACCTTTCCAGGGAATGGCTGAGGCCAAGCTGTGCCGGTCCcacaaatatattattttcccAAAGGGATCTACGAGGATCTGTGCTGAGTTTAGGGGCGAGgtgagagcagcaggagagggagaagggacaTGGGTGGTGGTCCTGGAAATGTTCCACCATCTTGGGGTGCTTGGGCTGATGATGGCTGGGTGCATTGTTGGGGTATCGCCAGGTGATCCAGCTCTCCTGTGCAAGTGCTGCAAACCCAGAGTCATCCCAAAGAGGGCAGAGGAGCCAAGCAGGGACTCTTGGGGTGGTCCTTGGGCCAGGATGGGCAGAAACGGGACAGCTGCATGGCAGAGTGTGGTACCagccccccggggggggggcaaattTGCAGGATCCAAGGGTTGCAGGACAGAatggagggaggcagcagcagcggagCAAGCAGGAGCCCAAGGGTGACAGGAGATGACACTCAAGGGCCCAGCCACATGGCTGCTGCTAACGTGGGTGACTCTCTCCTGCAGACGGGGAGGAACGGTTGCTTCTCCACCGAGGTGCTGCTGGCTTCCTTCAACCTGACCAGCTCCCACTACAAGAGTCAGCTCTATGCTTATGCATCACTGCTGGAGAAGGGGACCGGTGAGCACAGCCGTGCTGACAGCCACCCAGCGATGTCCTGGGgtggtggcacctggaggatGTGACACAACTGCTCCTTttgggtgtccccagggtctCTGTCCTTCCTATCCACAAGcatcagctgctctgtgcccttacttgctttcattttgtttttcctctacTCCTGACTGCTGGAGCAATCCCCTAGGTCCCGAAGGCTGATCAGGAGTTTCTTCCCCTTCCATCATCCCATCTCCAGATGTCCCTCCATCATCCatctctctttccctgctctctgcctccctGAGACTAGTTAGTGTGCTTCATTAGTGCATGGAGAGCTAGTAgggtaattatttttcttatcaagTCTTTCTGACTTTGAATCTAGTTATAGTTGCTATCTGCCTGGGAAGGCTTGTTAGACACATCCCTAGGGTCAAGTAAAAAGCCCAATTTCAGCACAGTGCAGCTGCGAGTGGCCTCTGCTATTTGCTTGTAGCCTTTAAGAGGGGCATTTTGGGGTAATGCTCCGTATTTCGGTAGCACGCAGATCTCGGCTGAGTGTGGTCCTGCTCATGCTACAGGTCCCATCACACCTGAGGAccattttttgcatttcttgccCAACGAGTGCTGTTTTGCACTGTGCAAACTTGCCCCTAACCACTGCCTGTAAGAGGACAGCTTTGTTTCATACGGCCACTTGCAAAGACAGCAGTAGGGAGCGAACGCGCAATGCTGTGTGTTGGAGACTCTCTGATCCATCTTTCCTGGAGTCACCAGGACAAATTGCTGATTGCCtctctcatctccccctcctctctgcagggaTGCAGCGTACAGCGACCAAAAGCTGTACAATTGTGAATAAAATGGCCACAATCACCTTTGAAAACATCGATAAATTCTACAAGCCTGGCATTCCCTACACTGGGACGGTAatgggggggtccctgcaccTTGCTGTGCCCAGTCCTGCTCCCGCtgaccccccagccctgctctcccacccctgccctctgccccacgGCTGCAGTCCAGCCCAGGgcatctccccttccctcccgctgcagatgctgctgaagGGAACCAACGGCTCTGCCCTGAAGGAGAAGGAATTCCTGCTTGTGGTTAACACTagagaaaaaatgcaaagaaaaacccTGCTCATGGATAGATTGGGGAGAGCCTCCTTTGAGCTGGACACCTCTGGTTGGAATGATGAGGTCTCCCTGCACGTAAGTGACCCGTGTCCCACACCCCTCAAGCACCCTGGATTTAGTAAAGATCACAGAggttttcttacacaaaatCTTCCAGCCTGCCCTTGACCCCATTTGGTCTTTTTGCACCCACAGCATCCTATGGTAAAGAGCTCTACCTGTTCAGTACCTTGATTGCCTGTCGCACCCCACAGaccccagcaccctcctcctGCGCTGGGAAAAGGGGCTATTCTCACTTTTGATGCCTTCTGCAAGTTCTTCCTCTAACTCCTTGTCTCTGCCTTACTGTTTCCATATATCACTGCTGAATTTCAGGATCCTTTCTACCTTCACCAACTGGGCACAAGATCAGAGAGTTGTGGGATGCTTTTTCAGTTGCTACCATCTGCCCAGCACATACTGCTTAGCCAtgcctgcctcctcctgccatcCGCTGGCTACCCCTTTGAGCATCCTTTGGACAAGCCCTGTGATGGCACTCAGCTCTATTTTTTTTGGGTGCTGAGCACAGCTGGATTGCGTTTCTTAGCATGCTGCTGCAGGGATGTGACAGCAAAGTGCATGGTCGTGGCTGCAGAGTGGCTTTCCATCTCTACCgtgctctgctgctgaactGATCTTTGCCATTGAGAGCCTTCATTTCCACCCCTCAGGGTGAGCTCAAGGATGACCCTCCAGCCTCGGAGCATGAAGGCAAGGAGTACTACCAAAGTGCCACTCTCTACCTGTATCCCTTCTCTTCGGACAGCAAAAGCTTCTTGAAGATCCGCAGGGTGAAAAAGAAGCTGCCCTGCGGCCAGCCCCAGAACCTCTGGGTGGATTACTTGTTTGATGAGAAGACCATGGGGATCAAGCTGCAGAGCCTGGACGTGGTCTTCCTGGTGAGCCTTCACCTGGGGAGAGACGGGAGACTAGACAtgaagggcagagctctggggaggagaatgaggCTGTCTGGGGTGTGGGGTTAAGCCTTCCCCTCCAGCAGAAGCCATTTccagccagccctgggctggagcTGTCAGGTCTTGGGGCACCATTTCCATCCCTCCTGCAGGATGCAGCTCTAATAGTCTCTCCCTGAGCATCCCCCACAGCCTCCCCTCATTTGCTTGTGCCAGTTCCCTACTCAGCATCAGTTTAGTTGttcccatctcctcctctgcaggtcCTGGCCAAGGGGACCATTGCCAACATCCTCAGGaaagagctgcctgcagcagctggtagGTCCTGAGGCATGGACGGGCtgtgcagggctctgctctccATGCCTTGTCATCATCTCACCTCCTTTCCCATGGCCTAGGGCTGAGAGGCTCcttctccctggagctgcccatCGGCCCCGAGCTGGCGCCCACGGCCAAGGTGCTGGGCTACGTGGTGCTGCCTGACAGCGAGATGGTGGCTGACAGCACCGAGCTCCAGGTGGCCAAGTGCTTCCCCAACAAGGTGAGTGGGGgctgctggaggtgggggagtTGCTGCTGGGCTCGGTGGGGAGATGTGGGCACTCAGCCTTGCTCTTCAGCAGAGCCTTTCCTCATCCCCTGCAAATGGCTGGTCCCAGACTTTCCTTTCAGGGAGggtttccctttctctcccattCCTGTTGCTGCTGCGAACCACCTCCTGGCTTTGATCACCGTCCTCACTTTCCATCCTCCACTGGCGTTTGAGGTCAGGCTGTGGTACAGAGGTCCTTCCTGGGAccagctcccctctcccctAACCCAAAGGCTTCCCCTCTCTTCAGGTGAATCTGTCCTTCTCGGAGCAGAGGGCTCTGGTGGGCTCACAGCTCTGCCTGAAGGTGCAGGCTGCCCCGGGGTCACTGTGTGCCATCTATGCCATGGATCAACGCACATGGTCCTCTGGTCCCAAGGGCAAGCTCAGCCCCAGCGTGGTGAGTCTGGAGTAATCTCCGTGCTGGAGTGGTCCTCGGCTGGGCTGGACTCGCTGCTGGGGCACGGGGATGGCGGTTTCTTTCCACTGTCGCCCATTTTAGGGGAGGACAGTAGGGACCTGGGGGAGCTGCCCATGCAGGATGAATGCTGGGTGTCCGGGAGCCCCCAGCGAGCCCCTGCCACCCATGGATTTtggggctctgcaggggagATCATGCTTTGCTGACCGGCAGTGCTGAGCCACAGAATTGCTCTGTGGTGCCTCCTGGGGTGGAAATCCTGAAAATAGGGTGCGGGCGGTGGGAAGCATCCCCTGCTCTTGAGGAGAAGAGTGATGGGGCAGTTACGGGTCCCGGCGGAGGGGCTGGTAGCAGGGCAGTGTCACTGCGATGCCCAGGGAGGTGCAGAAGCTACAGGGCGATGCtaggggaaaacaaaagagttggAGTTGGGCCAGGAGCGTTTCAGGTCTTTCTCACCCAAAGTTCACGTGTTTGGTTTAGGTCTATAAATTACTCCCGACGTTTTCTGAAGACAGCTATTCTTTTGAAGTCGAAGAACCTGATTTACCTAGCTGTTGGATAAACATGTTCGGAGGCATGATAGTAAACCTTCCAGCCATTAACTGTTTTGATATGCCAAAGGAGAGTTGGATGCATTGCCACCGCAGCCTGTTGCGCAGGGAGGCACCGCAGTCTGACATGCAGCCAGGCTCCTACAGCCTGCTTAAGGTACGAACCCTCCAGCCCTACCTTgcactcctcttcctcccaggaAGGATTactcagggtgctgggggcaccCGGTCCCTCACCCAGCCCATGTCTGTGCTCACGAACCATGGTCTTACATTGTCCAAATAACACGCCCTGCCCCTTGcttccccagcccagggcagacGTGAAATGCATCTGTTAGTCCAGGCACGGTGACACTTCACAGGGATGGGGCTAAACTCTGCTCTTCCCATCACAAATCTGGGCGTAGATTGGCCTGGTAGTCCTCTGCTTTTTTGGGGTCCATGTCTCCCACTGGCAGCAAATCCAGGGGTCAGGGATGTTCGGGAATGGAGCGGGCAGAGTAGATCCAACAGATCTTTCCCAACTGTCCCTGGTGCAGCAGCTTCCCCTGTCACAGATATTCCAATTCTGCACTCCCATTGCAGCGTGGTGGGGGTGGTCCTGATCTTTGGGAGCTCTATTCTGGTATGGGGCTTTAAGCACATGTTGATTCCTTGCTTCAGGGAGGGATGGAAAGGTGTTTTGGTATCTCTGGGCTTCATGCGGTGCTATTCTCTCTCTCATGTGTCATGCTTTAGGATGCAGGTTTGAAAATCGTCACCAACGCTCAATTGAGCTGTGTACCAAACATCCAATTCCAAAGGGACCAAAGCCTTTTATACCCACAAGGTGAGTGGAGAGTGTCTGTAACAGCCTCCATGCTGGCTACAGAAGGACGGGAGGGACAGGACATCCTGCCTCTTCCCATCCTTTCTGGCAGCACGTTCAAGTCGCACCCCTGTTTGCAGGAGCAGGACTGGAAGAGGATGAGCAGGCTGGTGTCATGCAGGACACAGGGATGCAGATGGAATTCTTGGGGACGTGGCTGTGGGAGCTGGTCCCTGTGGGGTGAGTAAGGAGCCCCAGCAGACCTCAAGCCAGATGACTGCCCTTATTGCATCAACTTCACCTCTGGGTGCAGAGCCCAGAACTCCGGTTTGGTGTCCATGTATCCAGGAGTGACACTGAGACATGTCCAGACCCTTCCCTTGGACCTTAGCACTGACCCTGGGAAAGATTGGAGCAGACCGAGTCCTGTAGGCAGGGGATGCCTAAGAGATAAGAGCGCTGATGGTACCTCTGCCCATCCCCAAGCGTGAGATGGCCACCGATGGTCCCCAGGACCTAGAGGAAGGGGGTTGGCATGCTCCTTCTGCTGGCTCTGCCCATCAGACCCAGCTTGCAAGGTCTGTCCATCTTCTACACAGGGACGGGGGCTCTGCGGAGGTGACAGTGACGGTGCCCGATGCCATCACCGAGTGGGAAGCCAGGATGTTCTGCACATCCCCGTTgggtttggggctggcccctgcCACCACCCTCACGGCCTTCAAGCCCTTCTTCGTGGAGCTGGCGCTGCCCTACGCCGTGGTCCGGCACGAAGCCTTCACCCTCGTGGCCACCGTGTTCAACTACCTGCGGCAGTGCCTGCGGgtgagcggggctggggagggggcccTGGGTCTGGGGTCTGGCGTGGGATGATGGAGCCGTGGCTGTGGTCTGGCAGGTTCAGGTGACTCTGGCGGAGTCGGCGGAGCTGGAGGTGTCAGCAGGCATGGAGGGGGAGTACAGAGGCTGCGTCTGTGCAGATGAAGAGAGGACATTCCAGTGGAGTGTGCGAGCCACCAGCCTGGGTACAGAGGGGATGGCaaagggctgggaaggggggaggagaTCCAGCGGTGAGAGTCCTTGCAAAACTCCTCCGTGtcactgctttcctcctttcctccccctcccagctccctctcccctctctcccctttcccttctccgCTCTCCAGCCTCTTCCCTCTATTTCCCATTGCACCCAGGAGGGCTCCCCGGGATGGCTCCGAGCTGGAGCCAGACCCTGAGGCAGTGTCACAGCAATGTCCCCCATCTATCCTTGCAGGGAAGGTGAACGTCACTGTCACTGCCAAGGCCCTGCACTCCAAGAAGCTTTGCGGCACCGAGATGCCCGTGGTGCCAGCCCAGGGGCGCGTGGACACCGAGACAAAACTCCTGATGGTGCAGGTGAGCTTGCACCATCCTCttgccaggagcagagctgcaccCAAAGCGGTCATCCCTGGAGTGGAGCAGAGCATCTCCCCATCCCTTGGCCAGGCTGGACGGAGCCTGTGGGTGCTGCAAGGTGCAGGGACAGCACCAGCACCCAGAGCAAGGGGAGAGTCTGTGTCCCTGCACCATCAGTGGGATggtgccttcccttccctttcagGGTGAGATTGGTAGATTTGAGGCCGCTGGTTGTGTGATGTTCAGTTTGCTCTCCTCATCACACTATGCACAGAGATGCTCCAAGGACAGCCTGGCTTCGCCTGGGTGGCCCTGAGCTCTCCTGACCCATCAGGGCCGatgggctgctggtggggatggGGTCCAGGCAGGGTTCTGGGACAGAAAAGGGCAGACTGACTCTGATCCTGCTCTCATACGTGCTGTGTTCCTGGTTTTAAAGCCTCCAAAACTGATGTGAAGGGAAATTGCAGCAGCCTGGCTGTCCTTCTGCTCCGGACCCCATTGCACCCCACCAGACAGCCATGGTCTCAAGGGCTGGCAGCCTTTTCCCATCCCTTCATCCCCTTCGTCTGACCTGGGAGAAGCCTGCAGCAGCATGGGTGAGACAAGGACTATGAaacccagccccgctgcccagcagccctgccaTCCTGTGCGGGTCAGGGGCTGCCCGGGGAGCAGCCGCTCTGCTGCCCACCACAGTCGCGGTTCCCCTTGAGCGGATGCCAGTGCGATCCCTCGGAGAGGGGACTGGGGCAGGTGAGCTGACCCCAGGCTGACAAAAGTACAAGCCTGATGGCTGGGCATGGAGAGGATGCTCAGAGCTGTCCTGAGCCCTGCCCCTGCTCAGCcaggctgaaaaataaagaaaaatgcaagtggGATAAGGGAATTGGAAGtggcaaaatgtttttcttgcaatAAAGCTTCCTTTCTTCAGGCTCTTTCCCACCATCCCTGACTAAAGCCAGCCCTGTGTCCCAAAACAGACTTTGTGTTAGGGGCTCAGCACTCTTGTCCCCCTTAATGATGTGTCAGAGGGGCTCTACCTTCACTTTGCTTTGCTGAATAAAAAACTGAGACCAAACCAGAGAGAGCATTCATTGCACGGGCACCaaggcagcagaagaaacagcacaACCTGGGGTCAGGGGTGCGTGGTTCGGAGGGGCTGAGGGACAACacactgcagctcctgctccgaagccaccagcagcaccaaaTGCCAAATCCTCTGTGCAGTATTTCCCCtgggcagccctgcaggcaccgaTCGGAGAGGCAGAGGCTCGTCCCGCTCCCACATCGATCTCCCCTTGGCCACACTGCTCGTGGCCCCCACTGCATCCTGCCCTGTGCTCTGAAGGGCTCGGCGTGCCGATGGCCCCAAGGTCCCTGTCACATTGAACCACCCCCAGCGTGCCCAGTGGGACACTGACCCGTTGCCCACATCCTGGGCCAGCAGGACGGGCTTGGGGCCACCTCGTGTCCATGGGGGTGGCGGGGACCAGCCTCTTCTGGACACTGACACCGTGTGGGGCTGCTGTCCAGGAGCAGGGGGGTGAGAACAGGGCTGTATCCAGCAACACTCGAGCAGGGCAGGCGTGAGGACAGCAGCCATGGTTGTCCAAGAGCCCACGCGAAAGGGTTCAGCCCCATCTGTGgcttcctgcagctctgcctctgcttctccccatgtccccaaagGGAAGGGAACTGCAAAACCCCGGAGCAGGGGATGCACTCAGGACACTGTGCGGCTGTCATGGAACTGCCTCAACTTTCCTAAACTCCCACCAGGACAGAAAAAGGCAGCTCAGCCCATGCCCTGGCTGGTGTCTGGCTCCCAGGTGCGGTGCACAGAGAGCGGGTGGCACTGGCATGACAGCCCAATGCTGTCCTGCTCCTGTATCCATAACTGATTTGATTACATTGGAGGAAACTGGGCAAAAAGACAGCCTGAGACCTGCAATCAGCCCAAATAGCTACTGTTTGGCTAAATTTGAAATACCTGGAAGCAAGCCTTTCTGAGAAATTGCTGCCAACTCACAGACTGTTCTCATGATGTGCTGCCTACTTTCATTTGGGGAACTTGTTCCCACTCCCTCTTGCCATCATTTCCCAGCAAACCAGTGTGTAGGTGGGTCCCACCCCCTGGTTTTGAACGTCTATAGCTTATGGGAACCTTTCCTCAAATTGCAAAAATCCGTCAGAGCCTTGAACCCAGGAGGCTGTGGGCAGATGGTAAACATTGCCTTGGCTATATCTGCAGGTCCATGCTGAATCCTTCTGCTAACGCTTGTTTGCTCACTGGGTGGAAAGCAAAGATCTCATTCCAGcgcctgcagcagagcagacgCAGGTCTACAGCAATCCAACACCTGgagaaggaggctgtggccgTCCCTGACGTCCACTTGCAGCTGGAGACATGAGGTCCCCAACTGTCCTGCccatcctcctgctcctcatccTGCACCTCACAGATGGGGCATCTGCAGCACTGTAAGCCCtctctgtgtctgtctgtccgtgACTGGTGGGAGGGCATTTAGTCTTGGCTCCTTGGCAGTATGCAGTGGGACATAATCCTTCCCATGCATGTGATTGTTGGCCAGGGTGGAAATGCTTGGGGTGGTGggttgtccctgcccatgaGCATTGAGGACTTGGCACCCAGgggatgctggggctggtgcctcTGGGGTGGTTTATTGTAGGTCCTGCCTCAATTACAGCCGATCTGTGAGTAGAGCCTCTGCTGAGCCAAGAAGTCAAGGGGAGCCCAGAAGCAGAGCGGGGAGGCTGGGCAAGGTggccctgcaccccagcacaAGTTTCCGTGTGCCCAGAAGGTCTTCAAGACCTCTGTGGGGTCTGTTCCAGGATGTGCCTCATCCTGACGCCTCTCATGTCAGCACTTCTCCTTACCAGGAGTTACGTGGTCATATCCCCAGCTGTGTTCTACCACCCCCACACAGCAGTGCTGTGGGTCCATCTCAGTGGCCTCCAGGAGCCCGTCCAGGTGACCAttgagctgcagagagcagatgGGACCCATAACATCACCCTGCTGGAGAGGAAGGTCCAGGAGCCTCATCTGTACCTGAACATCACCTTCCCCGTGAGTGCCACCCCACGCATGGCCATAAGTGTGGAGGTGGATGCCCTGGACACCCTGCTGTCTCCAGGCAGAGCCACTTCCACCAGTTTCCCACACTGCTGCACAGCCCTAAgcctctgcagctggaggaggatggGAGCAGGTGCTCCATCTTTAGGTAGGGTCTCATCCCCCACGAAGGCAAAACAAGTCTAGGCTCAGACCAGTGGTTGAAATAATTCCCTGGGAACTGGGGAAGGTCTCCCTGTCCCTGTGGTCAAGGAGTGCTCTGGGTCACTTGGAGCAAGCAGAGCATCCTGGCCATGGCATATCCCTTGTCCTCACCCAGTGCCTGGTGTTTTCCCTGGCAGGCTCCAGCCCCCtccaaagggaaggaagaaatcGTAGACCTGCACTTCACAATCCAGGGAAATTCCCTGGATATCTTCAAGAAGAAGGTGATGCTGAGAGCCCTGGAGCCTGGGATCTTCATACAGACAGACAAAGCTGTTTACAAGCCTGGACAGCAAGGTGAGGGTAGCAGGGTGGACCTGGTGGGAGAGGGGTGCAGGATGC
Coding sequences within:
- the LOC129195668 gene encoding alpha-2-macroglobulin-like protein 1, whose amino-acid sequence is MASPSVGSAAALPCLLLCILYLTAGASAKPHYAVLFPSVLYYPYPGKVHVHLMDLDEPVRVTLHLASSHGIPNVTLENQDSDILQLNWPHFSNISTPPAGIYEVAHLHVSIQGGSLQVSEQKKVLVKALELGTLVQTDKDVYKPGQTVKFRIVRLDQNFIPSNRELPLVAVQDPSGNRVAEWWEVSPRQGIVDLSFPLAAEPALGMYTIEVEGKRHSFSVEDYGLPHFEVLIWLPRVVTVKDEKILLDVCGRYPSGKPFQGMAEAKLCRSHKYIIFPKGSTRICAEFRGETGRNGCFSTEVLLASFNLTSSHYKSQLYAYASLLEKGTGMQRTATKSCTIVNKMATITFENIDKFYKPGIPYTGTMLLKGTNGSALKEKEFLLVVNTREKMQRKTLLMDRLGRASFELDTSGWNDEVSLHGELKDDPPASEHEGKEYYQSATLYLYPFSSDSKSFLKIRRVKKKLPCGQPQNLWVDYLFDEKTMGIKLQSLDVVFLVLAKGTIANILRKELPAAAGLRGSFSLELPIGPELAPTAKVLGYVVLPDSEMVADSTELQVAKCFPNKVNLSFSEQRALVGSQLCLKVQAAPGSLCAIYAMDQRTWSSGPKGKLSPSVVYKLLPTFSEDSYSFEVEEPDLPSCWINMFGGMIVNLPAINCFDMPKESWMHCHRSLLRREAPQSDMQPGSYSLLKDAGLKIVTNAQLSCVPNIQFQRDQSLLYPQGAGLEEDEQAGVMQDTGMQMEFLGTWLWELVPVGDGGSAEVTVTVPDAITEWEARMFCTSPLGLGLAPATTLTAFKPFFVELALPYAVVRHEAFTLVATVFNYLRQCLRVQVTLAESAELEVSAGMEGEYRGCVCADEERTFQWSVRATSLGKVNVTVTAKALHSKKLCGTEMPVVPAQGRVDTETKLLMVQPPKLM